TGGTtctggtgggggagagagaaacgCCTCCAAGtactttgggggtggggtgaggggagtggTCCTGACCTATGAGTCCCCAGCAAACTGGGACTACGGACCTGGGGAATGGACTGGGTGTGTCACAGAGAGAAGGGGATGTGTCTGCTTCTGTCTAGCCCAGGAAGAACCGGGTCAATTATCGTTCAGCATCTGGGTTCCCACAGAGCCCAGAAGATCGCCCCAGTTTGTCTTCCCAACCCTCCCCTTGCTGTACTGCCCCCCTCCATCCCCTAATAGAATGACACCTACTCAGACAATGTGATTGCAACCTCGTTTTATTAGGAAAGGACGGTGGGCACTGGAGTGGCACCTTCCAGGGTCCGGGGAGGCACTGGGGAGGGGTAACAGAGATGCCCGGCAACTAGAAGGCACAGCTGCTCTCCACGAAGCGGCGACACTTCATGACCCGCAGGTACGTCTCAGCCTTGTGCAGGTCCTTCTTGAAGCAGGAGAGCAGCCCGTAGTTCTTGAGCAGCGCGTCATCACTGCGCATGTTTGTGTCAAATTTGTCGTAGGTCTGCTTGAGGATCTGCCCAGCCCGGGGGCTGCCGTCTTCCAGCTCctgcaagagggagggagagacagacagggagcCCTTGGGAGCGGCTGCCTCCCGTCCCCTCCATTTGCCACCCTCCCCTCCAGGCTTGGAGAAGGGTGTTGAGGGAGGACTCACAAGGGGAAACGGGGGGAAAGATTTCTCCTGGGTCGAGGCTGGGCTGCCGCAGAGAGAGCAGGCACCTCTCTCCCCCAGCCCACGTGAGCCCCCCATCCCTCGGCCAAGCCAGGAGAGGGCGGGCGTGGGCCCCACTACGCCATCCCCACCCGCATCAGGGCCTGGATGCCCTCCTCCAGGTCCTTCAGCTTCTCATAGACGCGGTCCGAGGTGCCGAACACCAGGCTGTTGGTGAAGACCCGGCTGAGGAACTGCACGGGCCCGAGCCACGACTGGATGAGCAGCAGCGAGAAGCGGAGCAGCTCCACGTCCTGCGGGCAGAAGGGTGGGCGGTGGGCgccgcgggggcgggggcgggggcggccgcGTAAGGCCGGCCTCTGCCCGCGGGCCTCCCGCCGTCATCCGTCACCTTCCGCCGCCCGCCGCCACCCTGCGCCTCCTCGGGGAGAAGACAGCCCAAGGCCCGATGCAGAGAGATGGGGCAGCCTTCTGAGGATGAGCGAGGCCCCTGCTCCTCGGTCCGCGGCGGCCACTCACCGATCTCTGCTGGGCCTCGTCCTTGCCCGTGGGGGCCGGGATGGTCTCCGAGAAGCAGAAGGCAGCCTGGGTGTTCTGGACGGAGTATCTCTGTCCCGCCGGGATGTAGGCGCGCTCCTGGGAGAAGGAACACGCGCCCGGGTCTAGGCTGGTGGGCGGCTCTCCTCGCTGCTTTATTAGGAATCCCCCTCCGTTTATGACAGCATCTTCACTCGGATAAAAGACCTCTGAACTCCTTAGTTTCCTCCCGCTACGTGGAGGGGGCACGGATTCACCCCTTCCTGCCACCCGCCACTAGTACGCATCCCCGGGGAGCTTACAAACTCTTTGTAGGTGTCAGCCGCCAGTTGGTGCAGGTGCTGGGCCCGGAGCACAGCGTTGGCAAACAGGCTGGACAAGGGCATGGCTGGGAAGGCGCCCGCCTCCTGAGTCCAGGGCAGGCAGAGCAGGGCGCAAGCNNNNNNNNNNNNNNNNNNNNNNNNNNNNNNNNNNNNNNNNNNNNNNNNNNNNNNNNNNNNNNNNNNNNNNNNNNNNNNNNNNNNNNNNNNNNNNNNNNNNNNNNNNNNNNNNNNNNNNNNNNNNNNNNNNNNNNNNNNNNNNNNNNNNNNNNNNNNNNNNNNNNNNNNNNNNNNNNNNNNNNNNNNNNNNNNNNNNNNNNNNNNNNNNNNNNNNNNNNNNNNNNNNNNNNNNNNNNNNNNNNNNNNNNNNNNNNNNNNNNNNNNNNNNNNNNNNNNNNNNNNNNNNNNNNNNNNNNNNNNNNNNNNNNNNNNNNNNNNNNNNNNNNNNNNNNNNNNNNNNNNNNNNNNNNNNNNNNNNNNNNNNNNNNNNNNNNNNNNNNNNNNNNNNNNNNNNNNNNNNNNNNNNNNNNNNNNNNNNNNNNNNNNNNNNNNNNNNNNNNNNNNNNNNNNNNNNNNNNNNNNNNNNNNNNNNNNNNNNNNNNNNNNNNNNNNNNNNNNNNGATGTTTCTACAGGTGGGCTAAGCAAGACAAGTCCAGAAGGTCTAGAAGTGTTTGTTAATGGATGAACTGTTAcaatattattagaaaaatattttgacttaaTTGCCTTAGGCACATTAGTTCAAGTGTACTCTGTTTCCTTTGCTTGACTTGAGCACTTGCCAAGAATATCTCTGGTGCAGAATGGAAAAGTAGGACTCTAAGTAGGACTCACAGAATTAAAGAATTTAGAGCTTTCTGGAAAATTCCTTGAAGACAATGGAGGACCCCCTCCCCCTTTACAATGAAAGAACCCAAGGTTAGGAGAGGTGAAGGGGGTGAGCCCTATCACTGTCATCTGAAGGTCTTGGTCCTCCTTGGAGCTCCTGCCCCTGCTGCCTCATGGCTTCCCTTGGTTTGTGTTTTCAGTGACTGATTCCACTACCAACTGAACAGGTGTCAAAAGCTCACACTTGGGTGGGACTTTGGGGCCGGGTCATATCACGGGGCTGCTCTCCAGGTCCTTCCCTGTCACAGTCCTCATGGGTGgtggagtgggtgggggaaacCTCACCCATGGGACCTGTGGGCAAGTGGTTCTCTTCAGAGGGAACCACAGTGTGGACAGATGGCCATCTGGGACCTCTGCCAGGAACCTGGTATCTCTAGGCCTTCTTGCAGGTGTTGAACGTGGCCTTGGGTTTCTTGCCTCCTTCCCTTTACTCATGCTCTGTCCTTCACTTGGAATGTACTCTCCACCCTGGATCTCTGCAGTCAGCTTGTCAAATCTCCAAGGGCCAGCACACACACcgcctctgggaagccctccttcaTGCCCCTTCTCTCACGTCTTCCCTAtcacttcctttctctcattCCCACTGTTCTGCCCTACCCACACTTACACACATAGACTTCtccaacttgattttttaaaaattggcttctTTGGGCCTCCGATTCCTTACCTGTAAATAAAATTCTGACATTAAGTATACATTTAATCAGATTTTACTGCCCTGTATCAAGGTTAAGTCTAGTGATGCATGTATGAAAAGTATTGTTTCTCATTGAAAAAGAaaggctatttttttctttaagttctcAGAGACTTTTTTCAATTTATGAAGAATTAATCCAAAATACTTTTTGCACATGGAGAAGCTGAATGGTTAATAGATATGAGTGGATTCAGATATGTAAACTAGGTTTTCTAGTTCACTAGTATGATTTGGAGGGGGAAAAGTTCAAATACTTTACTATTTATTATAGCTAGAAAATATGATTGTCCATATCAAGTCAGTTTTGCCAAAGTTAAAAGTTTGATTCTTGTATAGGGAACAGAGAACATTATGTGTGTTACATATGTTATTGTCAGTGTTTTCTAAAATGATTTCAGAGAGTAATGCTTTTACGCTGATAGAATGAAGAAGGCTTCCTCAGGAAGTAAAAACCCAGcaactataaagaaaaagattgagaGATTCaacacctaaaaatataaaactttgtatgtttaaaaaaaaaaactgtaatggTAAAAAGTCAgagatggggaaaaatattttcagcacaTACAGTAGACAAAGTGTTCATTATCCATGATATATAAAGTGAATAAGAAAAACCCTTGGGCAAGAAACATGAATGGCCAGTTAATAGAAGAGAAACAGATGGGGGAAAAAACATGAAATGATATCAAAGCATTAAGATGCCTTTTCCCCACCCATCAGATGgacaataattaaaaataatgttcattcTTGACAAGGGTTCAAGGTGGGCACTTTATAAAAGACTTGCTCTGTACACAAGATCTATATAGAAAGCTTTTCAAGGCAGCATTTTTTTCTAGTGTGAAAGCTGGAAAAAACTCAAATTTCTATCAATAAAAGAATGATTAAGTGGATGATGGTATATCTGTACTAGGTAGAAAAAGTGTGTATGCCTGTAGATTTGTATGTATTGGCATAGGAAGGGGCCCAGTAAataataagtgaaaaacaaacagcaaagcaATATGCATAGTATGATTACATTTgaagactaaaaacaaaaacagctttgcgtgtttgtgtgtatttaaaaatgcatacagAAGGACAGAGTATACATCCTAAACAGTTGATTTTGGGCAGAGCAGGAGaaattttcacttttcctctccatacatctgtatttttttgtttgtttgtttgttttgcggtacgcgggcctctcattgttgcagcctctcccgcccgttgcggagcacaggctccggacgcgcaggctcagcggccatggctcacgggcccagccgctctgcaacatgtgggatcttcccagactggagcacgaacccgtgtcccctgcatcggcaggcagactctcaaccactgcgccaccagggaagtcccatacatctgtttttgaagttttttaCAATGAGCTTgaaattgtgtgtttttttttaattgaagtgaaaATTTATATATGCTTATTCAACCCTGTAGTTCCACttctaaaaataattactaaggaAATAATAAGAGAGGCAGTCAAAGGTTATGTATAGCATCATAATGTATTACAGCATTGTTTGTGATAGCAAAAAAATTCCTAGTATCCTGTGTTGAAATGGTTACATTatagaatattcattttataaagctaCTTAAAGTCGTGTGAAAGAATCTTTACTGACTTGAGGAAGTACTTACAAGTACAGTTAACATTTAGTAAATGCTTGCTCTGTACCAGGGACCATGCTCAGTGCTTTAcctaaattgttttatttaatcttctgaACTGTCTTTTGCCATtcgcattttacagatggagaaagggAGGCTTGGTTGGGGTAAATAATTTGCCTGAGGGTCAGACTCCCACCAAGTTGGTAGAACTGAAGCCAAAGGCCTTGCTGATACCCAGATGCTGGCTTACTTCACTGTGTTATCTTGAGTATAAAAACAGATTACAACATACATACGGTGTgactcattttataaaaatgaatctttctgtgtcttagttttctcatgGGTAAGGTGTGGGTACAATTTGATATTCtgaagataattattttatttttaaaattgacatacaCTTACATGTAATTATTTCCCCCAGATTACAGAAGTATTTGGAAATACCTAATTAGTAGAATTTGGAAATacctaaaaagtagaaaataaaaatgactgataATAAGCCTGTTATGTGAAGAAAACTAGCATTAATGCCCCCCAGTCCTTTTTGCCTGGTGTGTGTATAGGTATGAACATTATTGAGGTACTTAATAGTTACTGCAGAATTGGTTTCAGAAAAGTTTTTGCTAATTATTTGCCAACATAATAGAGGGTTTGTCTGCAATAGAGGGTTGACAGCATCACGTTATATTTTAATGATGGAATTTGATGACCAATATTGTCTCATTGATTTGTttcataattctttgttgtatttAGTCAGTTGAGCTCTTTCGTTTGTTATTGGCCATTTGAACTTTTGGGTGAATTACCTGTTCATGTACTTGAGAAATATCTATGGAAGATGTCTTCCTAAAGTTGACCATTGAAGACCTTAAGCAGGACTATTAGAAAGtccttataagtggaagtttCACTCTGCCTATTGGAATACGTTTTTCTTACAGGGATGAATTGGTGGTCTGTGGTTAAAACTTGACTTCCTAACCATTTGGAATTTGACTTTAAAGTTTGACTttaagggactttcctggcagtccagtggttaagactccgcacttccactgcagggggctcgggttcgatgcCTAGTCGGGGAGCTAACATCCTGAATGCctcacggcatggccaaaaaaacattaaaaaaaaaaaagaaaaggaagtttgaCTTTAAAATGTAAGGAGTGATTGGTGAAATGTACACAGGACCTCTCATATGCAACTTCCTGagagtctataattatttcaaaataaagtttaaaaaattcaaggaGTAGTAAAACTTTGGCTTCCTCCCGCAACTGAGTTTGACAACTCTGACTGGAAGGGCCGGTGGGAGGGGGCAAATATATGACAACAGACCCAAAGCCAAACAGTGGTTAGGAAACTGctttgttgttgatgttgtttttaatttggaaataatctcaaactttaaaatggttgtgggaattctctggcagtccagtggttaggactccacgctttcactagCAAGGGCCTCAGTTCAATGCCTGGTTAGGGAAGTAAAATCCCATAAGCCGAGCAGCatggcaatcaatcaatcaatcaatggttgcaaaaaatgaaaactgaataagGAACACCATTTACTCTTTCTCAGATTCACCCCTTGTGTTAACGTTTGACCCCACGAGCTTTTGAAATGTGCTATTTTGTGACCCCAGCCACTACCCTCTGCTCATCCTCCTTCTGGATTTTCAGCACGACAGTCTCCCAGGTACTCACTCACCTGAACAAAACTGTTTACACCCAGGTTTCAAACTTCTCAAGAACCTACAGTGGTTCTGTTTCCTAAGATTTAAATACAAATCCAGACACTTAGCCTTCAGAGGCTTTGAACAATTGATTCCCTGCCTCTAAACTCCAATATTAATCTTCCTCCTGTGCCCCCCCAGTACAGCCCTTCAGCTGTAGCTAACCTAATCTTTAGCGACTCTTGTTCTGTCTTGATTGACTTGTTTCCATCTCGGTGCCTTTCCTCGCACTGATATTTCATGTCCACCATATTATTTTGTTCACGTTTCTTCCTCGTAAGTCACATACATgacttttctgcttaaaaaaacatttcccaGACTTCTTTACTCTATTAGCATCATCTGATTTGGGCATACCTATCCTgagttttcattactttagggttgttttgttttgttttgaactttCATATAGATGTCATCATACGACATCCATCTGTTGTCTCCTTGAGACCCCCCCCACCCTGGTCCCTTGTGGATGGCATCGGCGTTATCTTTTATAAACCTCCATAGGCCTCGTGTGGTTGTGCTGAAGGTATGACCTGGTTTTGAATGAGTTACTGTGAACTGTATTTGGATTTCATTACTGGAACCATCGATTATTATAGCAATCTATAAAGCAAAATTCTAATCATGTTGATGCCTTTGAACACCTTTTTCCTTCAGGGATGTGGCCCTCTTCCCAGGTGGGCCTTCCTCACGGCAGGTAAAAGTCCATGCAGTGGCTGCAGAGGGTGAAGCTGTTGTGTACTAGTAGTATAAACCTTGTGTTGTTTTGCTGGGCTGGAAGAGACTTTGAGTGGGGGTCTGGGAACCTAATAACTAATGGGAAAGGAGTTCCGAGTTTCTACCAGTCAAGATCTAAGTGCCTTGGGAGGCTTGCCTGTGCTGGTAGTAgagtactttcttttctttttcttttctctttttaaat
This region of Physeter macrocephalus isolate SW-GA chromosome 14, ASM283717v5, whole genome shotgun sequence genomic DNA includes:
- the LOC102979127 gene encoding somatotropin, producing MPLSSLFANAVLRAQHLHQLAADTYKEFERAYIPAGQRYSVQNTQAAFCFSETIPAPTGKDEAQQRSDVELLRFSLLLIQSWLGPVQFLSRVFTNSLVFGTSDRVYEKLKDLEEGIQALMRELEDGSPRAGQILKQTYDKFDTNMRSDDALLKNYGLLSCFKKDLHKAETYLRVMKCRRFVESSCAF